The Setaria viridis chromosome 9, Setaria_viridis_v4.0, whole genome shotgun sequence sequence TTTGATGAGCAAATTTGGTTCACTATTCTAAAATCCAGTTGCTCACTATACTTCTGTAAAGCAACTTTTCCTGATTGTATATTTTGTTAGTCCAAAGTCCTAACTTCCTGTtacttccttttccttttactAGGAGCTAAAAGAGGATTACTTATTAGAGGAGGTGATGTTTTAGAGCGTTTGGCTGGAATAGATGCTCTTGTGCTTGATAAGGTATGCGTGTCTTCAtttatcatttttatttttcatggtAAAATATTATTTCTTAAAGTTACGCTTTTGTTATTGCAAACAATGACAGTATTCCAATTCTAGACAGGGACACTTACAGAAGGAAAACCAGTAGTTACTTCTATTGCTTCTCTGGCATATGAGGAGGCAGAGGTTCTTCGTCTCGCTGCTGCAGTGGAGAAAACAGCATTGCACCCAATTGCAAATGCTATAATGAACAAGGCTGAACTGCTCAAGTTGGATATTCCAATCACAAGTGGTCAGCTTACAGAGCCTGGATTTGGCTGTTTGGCAGAAGTAGATGGGTGTTTGGTTGCAGTAGGCACTTTGGATTGGGTACACAACCGTTTTGAAACTAAAGCATCACCAACTGAACTGAGAGATCTTAGAAACCATCTGGAGTTTATGTTGTCTAGtgaagcatcatcatcaaatcaatcgAAGTCAATTGCTTATGTTGGTCGTGAAGGAGAAGGAATTATAGGTGCTATTGCTATATCAGATATTTTGCGAGAAGATGCAAAATTAACCGTGGACAGGTGCTTTCTTTTCATTTTAACTGTGTTTCCATGGTATACAGATATATTTCTCTTATCTAATAGGATTATCCTCAGAGGTGCCAGAAATGCTGCTGCTAGATCCTTGTATATTCCTGCGTgctcgagagaaaaaaaaaagatccttGTATATTGCTAATGCTATTTTTGAAGTATCATGCAAGTTTTGCAACTATTGCTGCCTTATCTGTATAGTTCAAGCAGTGCAGCATATTAAACTTGTCTTCTCTTGTTAATCATCAGGTTGCAGCAGGAAAGCATTACAACATTTCTACTATCAGGGGATAGGGAAGAAGCAGTGACAAGCATTGGAAGAATTGTAGGAATCAGGAACGAAAACATAAAGTCTTCCCTAACTCCGCAGGACAAAGCAAGCATTATATCAACTTTGCAAGGGGAAGGGCACAGAGTTGCAATGGTAATGTATTTCGATGCTTTATTGATGTATAATGCATAGTGCAATTATCTAGTCATTTGTGATTCATAGACCTCCAAAATGGGCACCGTAAAATTGTTCTATCTAGTTGTCCCTCTTGTTTTGAATTATGGTAAAATAAGTGTTGTGGGCTCCAAAAATAGAAGCCTGACAAACTCATCATTTATGACAAAAAAAATGTAGTTTCAAGTTGCTTGCTAACATTATTGAGATAATAGAAAGTATTTGTTAATGTATTTTTAACCTGCATTGGTTCCTAACAGCATTGACTTGTACTACTTGTCCAGGTTGGTGATGGAATAAATGATGCGCCGTCTTTGGCAGCTGCAGATGTTGGAATAGCTATGCGAACTCATTCAAAAGAGAATGCTGCCTCTGATGCAGCTTCAGTTGTTCTGTTAGGCAACAGACTTTCTCAGGTAAGGTTCTGCCCTTTATGATTATTTTATCAGAGGAACTCAAATGGTATGGATTGTGATCAGGAACATTCTCTGTGCTCAGGTTGTAGATGCACTATCCCTGTCGAAAGCAACTATGGCAAAAGTTCAACAAAATCTGGCCTGGGCAGTGGCATATAACATCGTAGCCATTCCCATTGCCGCCGGTGTGTTGCTGCCTCAATTTGATTTTGCCATGACGCCATCTCTCTCAGGTAATGTTGATCCAGGACTACCATACTCTCCCAAATATTTGTGCGTTCAGCTTTGATAATGACACTATCTTGGTGGTGTATGGTGCAGGGGGGTTGATGGCCCTGAGCTCCATCTTTGTTGTCTGCAATTCTTTGCTTCTGCAGCTGCATGGGTCGTTCCAGAACACAGAGAAACGGCAGAGTGATTTGAGTTCAAGATTAAATTAAATTGTTCGGTTCAGTTTTACCCCCCAGCCGTAGGATAGTACCACAAGATGGTACTGCTGGATGATAGAGGACGCTGGTACTGGTTTTCCAGCTCCGGCTCAAGACAGACgggctgaaagcctgaaactaGTCGAACTAAAACTAGTAGCAAGCAATTCTTGCCAGTTGTAGCATGTTGGTGCGTGTACAGTTTATATAGCCAACTAGAGTAGCAACTATACTAGTCGCCCAGAAGGCCTATAAGGTTAGCCATTGCCTTTGCCATAACCCTCGAACATATCATTGTAAATTTGTAAACAAATTGGATTATTGTTCATTAACTGAGATCACTGGGGCCTATGAATGTATGATTAGTGTTCATGGTCTAGCAGTGTGCAACGAGCTAAGCTTTATTTCACACTGGAAGAAAGTTAAGTAAACAGAACTACTCTCTCATACTAGTACATATAGTAACCCCAAAGAACAAATAGCAACTCTAGTTGCATCTGGCCACACTATAATGGCCATCATATCTGTGAACAATAACACATGAGATTATCACTGATCCTTCTACTTTCTTGCGTCCAATTGCCTTGTTTCTCTAGCACTCTTCGAGTCCGTCGTTGTTGGCCCAATGCACCTTCTTGCCACTGCTGCTCCTCATCACCTTCTCGTCGACGGCCTTCACCCctgcctccgctgccgccgccgactccgccTGCACCCGCGCCATCTTCCTCCCCCTCTTCCTCGCGACGGCCGCCTTCTCCGTCTCGGCCGCCTGGTACTCCCGCTTCCACCGCCGGCTCACCACGCACGCGGCCGCCAGCGCCACGGCCTGCGCCAGGAGCatgcccagcagcagcacctcctCGAGGAACGTCAGCACGAGCTGCTCCCGGCGGTCCCTGGCGGACCCGAGGAGCGCGAGGGTACggtcgcggcggaggaggaaggccgCGGACGCCAGCGCGTGGCCGGAcagcgcggcgagcgcgagcgccgCGTGGGCGGTGGCGAGGCAGAGGTGGGTGGTGAGCTGGGCGCcgagcgcggcgagcgcggagAGCAGGGTGGCGGCGTGCACGGAGACGAGCGCCCAGCCGAAGGGCgtcgggcgcgggcggaggaggaggaggaggaccgggccgagcgccgcggcggcgagggcgaggagggaGAGGTTGAGAAGCCAGACGAGGAGGTTGGGGAGGGAGCAGCCGCTCCGCAGGCTCGAGTTGCCGGCGGCCGACGCCATTTGCCTTTGTGACTCGTGTGGCGCGGTGTGCTTGTTCTCTGTGCTTGCGACAGTGATCGAGCGAGTGAGGTGGCGTTGAGCTGAGCAGAGTAGGGGGACGGCGTGGCGCGTGGGGGAGGTTTAAATACATAGCGGGAGTGACCGTTGAGCGGGATTACTGTATCTGCTCTCCAGTTCCCCGTGGTGGAGGAGAGCGCTTCTGCCATCAGCCTGGACGCTACAGCTAGCTTTGGCTTCTCTTTGGGCTCACTGGCGTTCAAATTTTAAAGCATCCAGGCAGCTAACGACTCAAACAAGAAAGTTTGTGAATCTAGGTAGACTTGTAGATGACATTTGCAGCTTTGCCTGACTTGTAGAAGAATGGTTTATTCTGCGCTACGTTTAATACGAGCCTGGTCACCGAAACGAACCAATCCGCACGCCCTCTGGCCATTCGGTGTCACGTTACCTTGGAGCTGCGAGCGAATCGTGATCAATCAAATATTGCTAGGTCCATAAGGATAAATAATAGCGATAAGCTATCCATCCAGGACGAGCACCATAAATTTTTGCAACCCACACATTTCACCACTAGACGTGGAAGATCACAGGACAACAAATAGCCAAATCTTTAGTACTTTACAGCCAACTCAATGCTTACATGAAGGGCAAACATATGTGCAATGCTAACAAAAAGACATGTAATTCTTGGTGAGTTCAACTAAGCTAGAGTCCCAAGCGACCAAGAGCATGATTTGGAAGGGTTAAGACATTATATATTCACAAATCCATGGTAGCCAGTTAGCTAGTAGTCTAGACTGGGGAAATGCCATGGAGGATAAGCAGTTGTGCTCCTCATGTTTGCAGGGAGAGCTAGTAAAAGGATCTGCTAGTGTCAGATTTTATCAGCAAGGGACCTGCAATCATAAGAACAAACCAATCAGCTCCCAAAGTTCTAACTCCAATATTTGTGGCAGATGTTACTTCGATTTTTTTGCAAATCAGCCAAATTGGATAGGAATATGTGCTCCGTCCGTGAAGAGATTAATAAACACAGAGTGACTCAGGGTAATCCATAGTACAAGCACTGCATAGGCAGCCATCGGACAGAATCCATCCTAAGCATAATTTGAACAATCACTGCAACAACCACACTATTCAAGATGGTTGCAAGGTATTTATTTACTTAATACAAACTGTTCCTAGATTGAAGAGGTGCTGACTTTTTCTGCCAATTAAAGCAAACACAATTTAGTTCACTTGTCACATGACCTTGTAAAGTCGAGTTTTCATGTCCGCGTCCCGAACCAAATCTATCCTTACTTAATGCAACCAAGAAAAACAGGGTAGCAATTTTATtcaggccccgtttggataccaggggctaaactttagcccctatcacatcggatgtttgatactaattaagagtattaaatataaggtaattacaaaactaattgcacagatggaggctaattcgtgagacgaatctattaagcctaattagtccatgatttgacaatgtggtgctacagtaaccatttgctaatgatggattaattaggcttaatagattcgtctcgcgaattagcctagtgcttctgcaattagttttataattagctcatgtttagtccttctaattagcatccgaacatccgacatGACAAGGGGTAAACTTTAGCCCGAAGATCCAAACATGGCCTCAATGTATCAGTCCCAAATAGTATGCAGTCatttattaaaagaaaagcacTGAGACAAAAAGAACGAGTCACCCTCTTCAAAATACCAAAGGAAGTCTTACACGTACCTCAAGAGTCATAAATCCTCATCATGTATCTGATGTCTTGCCGACACATAGGGCACAATGGTTCAGTCTCACGTTCCATTCTTAATGCACATTTGCAACAGCAAACAAGATGCCCACAAGGAATAAAAgctgctttccttctcttccttaagCACACAACACATAGCTGCCCATCTCCTACTTCTTCATCACTGGAGTCATCTTCTTGAATAGCGTCTTCACCCTCCTCAAATAACTGTTGTGCTTGCCTAGCCTCTCTCCGCAGTTTGATTCTCTTCCAGCCCCTGCAACGTTACAAACTTCAAATAATCAAACACATAGGACTGCAAGAAACCGAAATTGCTCAAAAGGATGGTCTCTAGAACTAATCAAGTATCAATCAGCATAACTCAAGTGATAGAGAAAATGACATAATTTTATAGATGAACGCAAGAATTTTCAAAGTATCTCAGTACATTGTTTTGAACAATGAGTTCATGACAATTACCTGTAAATGGCATGCCCCACTAAGCAAACCGACAAGGTTCCCAAAACAACACTACCCCAAAAGAGTATCCTAGCACGCGAAGCCAGCTGAGCTTGCATCTCATCCTTGGTCAGCTCAGATCTGAGTAAAGGCAAAGCATTAAAAAGCTTGGAACTGCACCAAGAGAATACCTCACTGTGCATGTCCGTCTTCCCTTATTCATGAGGAATTTCTTAGACATGAACACTTCTGGAAAACATGGTGCTTGGcgtcatcaagaaagaaagaatgcaAAAACATATGGTCACATAACATCTTACAAGAAAAAGGGGAGCTCTGGGCACGAGCTGATCTCAACACTTCCTTCGTCATTTGCTCGACATAGTCCTATTGCTGTAAGTTCCTTTCCAATAGGTAGTATCTTTTCTTCATCCAATAATGCGATCTATAGAATAAACAATGAGACAGCTTAAGAGATAAATTCCAGGGCTGAGTATTGCACAGACTAGTATTCGTTCTCGATCTAGTAATCGAGAGAACTTACAGGATAGCCATTGCCAATGATAGTTTGAAACAATGTGTAAGGAGTCGTCTCGATTGGGATAAGTTTATGAAACACAGTTGTAAGAGGTAATGGTTGGGCCGCCTTCTCTACATCGATGTAAACCATCCCAATAGGGTTTCCAATCtcagaactagcaagaacaaacGGAACCTTGCGAAAAGAGAAGAATTGTCAAAATTGAGGTAAAAGTGATCCTAGTAACAACAGTGTATGAGTATTGAGTGCAGATGGAATACCGATCTAAAATATGTTACAATCTGCTCTTTCCATGATCTGAAAAGAAGAGCATGCAGATCAAAGGTCCATCCAAAGATGCCTCTCCATTCCGTGAACAAGCACTACATAAGTACAAGATCACCTAACACTGATTAGACATCAACATAGAGGAAGAATAAACAGGCATAATATGTGTATTTAAATAACAAGGGAAAAAAGGTTAAGTATTCTTCTCAATGGTTTTCTAAAGAAGCTTTAAACCTCAGATACTTATATAAAGACTTGGTGTTCTCAAAGCTTTCTTAACTATTCTCAAATCACAGAGATTGGAACACACAAGCCAATCGGGGAATTAGCAAATTAGCAAATATTAGCCAAAGTACACATTCTGGCAGATGGGAGTTGTAAAACTCCCAACTTATCTTCTAACTCCTGGAAACTACACCTAATGGTAGCCAAAGCTAATAGCATTACAGACGGGGGGTCTCTGCGTTTAAGATTCGTACAATAATTCGAGACATCTACCTAATTCGCGCTGCAGAAATTACACTAAAACAGAGTATCATGACCGCTCCAATGGTCAAATCGCCCCCATGCATCGGCTTATTATCCACGAAAGCACACCCAATCCTTGAAGGGTGTTTTTAAGACAAAAAACAAAATTAGCACCTAAGCATCCTTATCGCCTAAGGGCATAAACCCTAATCTAATCAATGGATGCAACGGCGCGACTCACCATCTGGGTGTGCTTGGTGACGACGCCGTGCTCCCCGGACCACGGGACGCGGAGGATGTTGCCCCCCGGCTTGGGGCGCACGTAGCCCCGCACCGCCGCGACCCGCggctcgccgccgtctccagggaggagggagcggaggtCGGCGATGGAGGCCGTCGCCGCGGAGGCGACAAGGCGCAGCTGCCCCGAGACGGCGAGGTACTTGACCCAcgacgcgacggcgacggccgccgtGCCGAGGCCGAGCACCGCCCCGTCCAGCGACGCGGCGAGGCGCACCAGCGCCTCGGCCGTCTCGCGGTCACGCGCCGACATGGCTGTGGCTGGGTTGTGTTGGGTCGGGTCGCCTTCCGCCGGCGACGCGACTTCTTGTCTTGTTCACGTGGTGCGGTGCGGGTCGGTTCGGGTTCGAGCCGGAGATAAGGCTGGTTCTCAGCCGTGTATAATAAAACCACACGTATAGTACAATAATGTATGGCTTTGGAACCTTCGAGGTTAAAGTCGTTCTTCATCATGAGTACGAATTCGATTCAAATTTGTGAATTTTCAGAGAAAAAATATAAGTAGGCCGTTGAATAGGGCCAATTACCGCCTGCAAATCGGTCAAACTCTCGATTTCACGAACACGTACAATGTACCAGGGATT is a genomic window containing:
- the LOC117835990 gene encoding uncharacterized protein, translated to MASAAGNSSLRSGCSLPNLLVWLLNLSLLALAAAALGPVLLLLLRPRPTPFGWALVSVHAATLLSALAALGAQLTTHLCLATAHAALALAALSGHALASAAFLLRRDRTLALLGSARDRREQLVLTFLEEVLLLGMLLAQAVALAAACVVSRRWKREYQAAETEKAAVARKRGRKMARVQAESAAAAEAGVKAVDEKVMRSSSGKKVHWANNDGLEEC
- the LOC117835988 gene encoding E3 ubiquitin-protein ligase SPL2; translated protein: MSARDRETAEALVRLAASLDGAVLGLGTAAVAVASWVKYLAVSGQLRLVASAATASIADLRSLLPGDGGEPRVAAVRGYVRPKPGGNILRVPWSGEHGVVTKHTQMCLFTEWRGIFGWTFDLHALLFRSWKEQIVTYFRSVPFVLASSEIGNPIGMVYIDVEKAAQPLPLTTVFHKLIPIETTPYTLFQTIIGNGYPIALLDEEKILPIGKELTAIGLCRANDEGSVEISSCPELPFFLSELTKDEMQAQLASRARILFWGSVVLGTLSVCLVGHAIYRGWKRIKLRREARQAQQLFEEGEDAIQEDDSSDEEVGDGQLCVVCLRKRRKAAFIPCGHLVCCCKCALRMERETEPLCPMCRQDIRYMMRIYDS